In one window of Helianthus annuus cultivar XRQ/B chromosome 17, HanXRQr2.0-SUNRISE, whole genome shotgun sequence DNA:
- the LOC110922196 gene encoding 60S acidic ribosomal protein P1, whose protein sequence is MSIGELASTYACLILSDDGIPITAEKIATILKAANVECESYWPSLFAKLAEKKNIEDLIVNVGAGGGGGAPAVAAAPAAGGAAAAAPAAEEKKEEEPKEDTDDDMGFSLFD, encoded by the exons ATGTCGATCGGAGAGCTTGCTTCCACATACGCTTGTTTGATTCTCTCCGACGATGGCATCCCTATCACG GCTGAGAAGATTGCCACCATTTTGAAGGCTGCCAATGTTGAATGCGAATCATACTGGCCAAGTTTGTTTGCTAAACTCGCAGAGAAGAAAAACATTGAAGATCTTATCGTCAATGTTGGTgctggcggtggtggtggtgcacctgctgttgctgctgcgcCTGCTGCTggtggtgcagctgcagctgctCCTGCTGCAGAAGAAAAGAAG GAGGAGGAGCCCAAGGAAGACACAGATGATGATATGGGATTTAGCTTGTTCGATTAG